The nucleotide sequence CTATGGGATTGGGTTTGCAGCTGGTAAGTACATTCTGGTTCTACAAAATTGTAAGAATGATGAAATACAAATTAACCAAGAAATCATCAACATCCAAAAATGGCATCAAGCACACCACCAACATCAAAAGCAAGACATCTAGCTAGCTGACAATTCTACATCAATCAGTGTTTGAGAATTTTATGAATCCAATGAACGATATAAAGTACTTCAAAGTGGCCCCTTCAATCATTAATTTGCTTGTGTGAATTGAGACATAAATTTCGTACATATCTTCATTGGACAAATCttgttttaatattattaaatttagagGTTGCACACAAAAAACATGATGTGATAACATCATATGTGAGTATGGTTCTTAAAGTAGAGCAACAGGGTTTATTCATCAAGGTTCACTAAGTGGAATAGAGTCAATTAGATGATTCAGAAAATGTCATACTTCCTAACCACACAAGTAAAGTAGTGTTACACCATTCACAAGTTTTATTTTCACCATTGCATCAATAAATTCCATTGTTTtaccttttatttaatttaatggtgaGATTTATTGATTCAATGGTAAAAACAAATGTGTGCATGATTCAACATTTATCAGCTTTGCCCtatcatatatattaaatttaattctggattctttatctataaatcttttttttcaatttccttTCGATTGAATTGAAGATTTTGTTAGAGCTCAATAGTGTAACATTTCATCACATTTACTaatttaaactcaaaaataTTAAGAATACTAAACTCAATAATACACCAAAATTTCTTGCATTGGGACATATAACTGAACCAAGCAGTAAAACACCACAAAATTAGCTATTGATTTCACTAATGATGCATGCTTAGCATCCATTTGCCTGAGAAAACAGTATATGAACTCTTGCCActtcataaatatatatatattgcatttttcaGTATGCACTGGCTCAGAAAAACCTCACTCAACTTCTCTGATAATTCTTCTTTTCCGCAACGGCTTTGTTGTAACACTCCCTGGGGCACTGTGAGCTTTCCTCCTCTCTTCCTTCTTTTTCTTAGCATCAGCTATAACACGTAACAAAGAAGAAGCCTTGTATATCGGTCTTGGTAAGTGTCTATGCCTTGCAATACGGTTAACTTCAGGCAGGTGCCTGTAGCGTTTCTTTATGGCCTCGTGATAGTCATGCTTCTTCTTTTCCCTCGGAAGAACCTGTGGCATCATCATAAACAGGTGAATCTCGGAATGAACTGAAGGGCCTCTCAGAAGAGAAATTATTAAAGGATAAACCATAGCCAACCAACAAATTGAATAACAAAATCACAGTTATAATAGAATTTCAATCTTAGTACAACATGAACCACAATTAATagatgacagttttttttttttttttttttttgtgtgtgtaaaAAAAGAGGATGAATGAAATCAACTTACTACTCCAAGTTGTTCTGATGCTTTGGCCTTCCAAAGTCTGAGGTTAGTATCATCACTTCCTGAAATAACATAACTTCCATCGCCACTGAACTTGACACAGAATACCCTgtgaacaaaagaagaagattaGCTGCCATAGAGCAAGATAAGAATATTTCCATAAACTCGACACAAACAGCAAAAGAAATCTTTTAAACAGCTGAGGTATGTATCGTTCGAAAAGTTAAGCGGACAATTAAACACAACAGAATGTTCAGTGCACAATATGTATATTGAGTGAACCTTTGCATTCTTTTAGTATGATAAATCTCTCTGCTGTGACCACCATTATAAGGGAAGATTCTCACCTACAAATGAGAAATTGTTAATACATAAAACTCTAACTCAGTAAGAAGATAAAATGACAAGGTTATAATGAAGTCTAAGGGAACTAACTGTTCTATCATAAGATCCGGTAACAAATTCTCGACCAGTTGGTGAGTAGTCAATATCCATCCTGTAGAGTGAAACATGAAAATGTTAGTATGACGAATTGCAGAATTACCAAATACTGTGAAAATTTACAGAAAATTCATTATTACACTGCAGAAACGTGATCTTTATGAACACATTTGGCTTCACCCAATTTCCTGGAATCATAACTATAGCAGTAACCATCTTCATTTGCCTGCATGCCAATAAAATTTGTCCACAAGAATTTAAATATcactaaaattttgattttgtaataCAACTACAAAAATCGTAAACAATAAAAGCATCAGAACCACTGGACAAATTGATCAGATAAACTTACCACTGTAAAATTTATGGGTTCCATTGGATTCCAAGCTATAGAATTGGTTTTGGTCTGTTACATTAGATAAAAGTTTGTATAGTCATGACTCatgaatataatatatttgGAATTAAGACCaaaatatatgaagaaaaaaaaatctttaacacaatatcaattatgtAGTTACGAAATGTGCCAAGGATATGtataatcaaaagaaaaataataaggaCCTCAACTATCagtttaataataattacaagacataccaaaatcaaaatatatgcCATGATTTAAACTAATGATAATTGATAAGAGATCATTACCATCATTATCATTTTCCTTACTGGGGTATCCATCCGTAAATCATACAGATTTATGCTCCTGTCactgaaaatacaaaaaataaacagTTCAAGACACGAGAATGAAAAGCACACTCAGATGATATTGCTCCTATGTAAGTAGtagatcaaaacttgatttctAAATGAGCATAAAATgcaaaccaaaataaatataaatcagttctttattaaataaattccTTCCTATAAGTAAGATGATTAACATTGTTGACCATATTTaactaaataaaactaaataaaagcCAAGACTAACTAGATTAAGGTCAATATTGTCAATGGTGAATTGAGGGGTGTTGAGTTAACGGAATTGCCAGATGGCAAGTAAGGAGGAATGAAGAGGATGAGGGAATCATGAGAGAGAGTAGGGGAAATAACTGAAAGGGGAGAGTAATATCTGAGACGTGGGTAAGGATTTGGAAGGGCTGTGTATGAGAAACAGTTTTCATCTGAGAAGGGTAGTTATCACTATTAGTCTATCTAGATTAGATGTACCATTTCTACAAGGAGGTTATATCTCCATTCATTGTAATCAGCCACTGTTGTATTGTAATTGCAGAGAGTTCCCCTTAGTGTTAATTATATAATCCCgtatttattctatttttagcATTGAAATCAGCATTGCAGTGTACCTAGCTGAGCTTGCTAAGAGATTTGGTTCTCCTGGATTAAAGCGGACAGAAATCACCGTATCTGATCCCCATACGAAACTATTTACTGGCTGAGACCTGCAGAAAGGAAGTAACAACAGCATAAAGTATTAAGAGCCTACAAAAGTAGTCGGTGATagtaaaatatgaaaactaatTAGAAACTGATATCAAAACCTGTTGTGATTCCATATATCTACTTGAGCGCCACCTGTGGCAAAATGCTCGCCGTCCCACTGGTGATCAACAgcgctaaaaaaaaaaaaaaaaaatgactgtaagcataaaattatagtaaaaCAAGAAGTTTTGATATCTTCCTGAAATAAATAACCACCCTATGACTTACCAAAATGCATTTTTCCAAACATAAACACTTGCCGGCtagggaaaaaagttcaaaaaagTTGATTAGTATAtccaaaagaaaattttacaaaaaaaaaatcctccaGCACAAAATTCCACCTCAATAGTTGTCTTAATTGAGCCATCTGAGTCCCCAAAAGAAGCAACAGGAACATTCCAAAGTCTGACACTGAACACAAAATTCCAGTTCACACATCAGAAAAGTTACATCAATGACTAAAGATGTgagtttaatataataatagtaaaagaAAAACGAAAAGAGGTTGGTACTTACGTGGAATCAGTTCCACATGAAACAAGAATGCGGCCATCTGTCGATGCTGTCAGGCCTCGCACAGCACCTTGGTGTCCAGGGAACTGACAGACAGTCCGTCTTTTTTCCATAAACAAAATGACAATATTAGATACATAATAACACAGTCCCACAAGTTGTAACCAACATGAAAATCCTTCCTCCCATCATTGCCTAAAGTCTAATTAAATAAGCTGATGCATGGCCATTCACCAATATTTTTCTTATCCATAACAAAAGtttgatgtattattatttaattttatcatataagaaacaagatttttttatgaTCACTCTTCAGAAAGCAAATATAtcccaaaacatttaaaattgcTAAGATAATAAAGTACATCTTGTACTTGATTCTAGATTCTTGATAGAAACAGAAcatttaaaattgaaagaaaaaggtaTATTTTACCTAGCAGCTATATCCCAAAGACGAATATCTGCAAACACAATAAACACAAGTGTGAATATAGAAGTTTAAAACGGATTGAGTATCAAGTAAGGAAAAGGTGTAATGGCACTAGTATAGAGAGGGGTAGGGAGATGAAAAACCAATGAAAACAAGCACCAGAATGACACAGCCAAATGTGGGGGACAAAAAGGAGGAGTAATGGCACAAGATACAAAATTCACACGAGTTTATCCTCTAAATGTTTTATGGTTGTTTGACAACTATCTATGAGAATTATGCAAAGAGAACCATTATAGTTTAAACAACTGTCCACTTTCATAATAAGCATGAAAACATTAGCTTTGATTCTTGCCCCACTTATAAGGAGGTTGGAAAATATTGAGCCAATTACATGTGTAAAGCTACAAAGTTAAAGAAAgggttaatatatatatatttacctCACTGTAATATTAGCGGTTTCTGGTTTACCCccggtaaaaaaaattgtttaaattcaaaccctgtaatttgaagattcttggaccttcatgaattttgtttgta is from Medicago truncatula cultivar Jemalong A17 chromosome 1, MtrunA17r5.0-ANR, whole genome shotgun sequence and encodes:
- the LOC11414546 gene encoding DDB1- and CUL4-associated factor 13, with protein sequence MKIKVISRSTEEFTRERSQDLQRVFRNYDPILRPQEKAVEYVRALNAVKLDKIFARPFIGAMDGHVDAISCMAKNPSQLKEVFSGSMDGDIRLWDIAARRTVCQFPGHQGAVRGLTASTDGRILVSCGTDSTVRLWNVPVASFGDSDGSIKTTIEPASVYVWKNAFCAVDHQWDGEHFATGGAQVDIWNHNRSQPVNSFVWGSDTVISVRFNPGEPNLLASSASDRSINLYDLRMDTPVRKMIMMTKTNSIAWNPMEPINFTVANEDGYCYSYDSRKLGEAKCVHKDHVSAVMDIDYSPTGREFVTGSYDRTVRIFPYNGGHSREIYHTKRMQRVFCVKFSGDGSYVISGSDDTNLRLWKAKASEQLGVVLPREKKKHDYHEAIKKRYRHLPEVNRIARHRHLPRPIYKASSLLRVIADAKKKKEERRKAHSAPGSVTTKPLRKRRIIREVE